Proteins from a genomic interval of Buchnera aphidicola (Brachycaudus cardui):
- the ftsI gene encoding peptidoglycan glycosyltransferase FtsI: MYKIKTSRFFKNKKIIYINWRFFVLCSFILLSLFILALRIFFLQIINPDKLIHEGDRRTLRIQSLLSTRGIINDRLGYPLAVTVLVNAVCADPTIITDIKNIKHDPRWQALSEAISIPLKKIIFHINSHKKSKFIYLTRKITPEIGQYIEKLHLPGIFLIENSKRYYPSGKVTSQLVGVTNIDGVGIEGIEKSFNSLLTGKPGKRKIRKDKNGHIIENIPLINRSMSNSLTLSIDKRLQDIVYNQLDQAVQKNKADAGTAILIDVKTGEVLAMANSPAYNPNNTHYLIQKNVRNRAITDMFEPGSTVKPIVIMEALKLGIINQNSIINTHPYCIIQHKIKDVSYHDELSITGILQKSSNVGVSKIALSMPISKLVNSYIKFGLGQPTKLGLIGEKNGLLPKKKHWSNLEKATFSFGYGLMITPLQLARLYTIIGNYGIYHPLSIIKVDTPVQGIRVFPQRYVKKVINMMESVAKPGGGGTQAAVKGYRIAIKTGTTKKVGSHGYYIKKYIAYTAGIAPASNPKFSLIIIIDNPQGKKYYGGAVSAPVFGTIMKLILKEMNIQPDNILK, from the coding sequence ATGTACAAAATCAAAACGAGCAGGTTTTTTAAAAATAAAAAAATTATTTATATAAATTGGCGTTTTTTTGTATTATGTAGTTTTATTCTATTATCTTTATTTATTTTAGCATTACGAATATTTTTTTTACAAATTATTAATCCTGATAAACTGATACATGAAGGAGATCGTAGAACTTTAAGAATACAGTCTTTGCTCAGTACAAGAGGAATTATTAATGATCGATTAGGATATCCTCTAGCAGTTACTGTACTAGTTAATGCAGTTTGTGCTGATCCTACAATAATTACTGACATAAAAAATATTAAACATGATCCGCGATGGCAGGCTTTATCAGAAGCTATTTCTATACCTTTAAAAAAAATAATTTTTCATATAAATTCTCATAAAAAATCAAAATTTATTTATTTAACACGTAAAATTACTCCTGAAATTGGACAATATATTGAAAAATTGCACTTACCTGGAATTTTTTTGATAGAAAACTCAAAAAGATACTATCCTTCTGGAAAAGTTACTTCTCAACTGGTAGGAGTCACTAATATAGATGGAGTTGGAATTGAAGGGATAGAAAAAAGTTTTAATTCTCTTTTAACAGGTAAGCCTGGTAAAAGAAAAATAAGAAAAGATAAAAATGGACATATTATTGAAAATATACCTTTAATAAATAGATCTATGTCTAATAGTTTAACATTAAGCATTGATAAAAGACTACAAGATATTGTATATAATCAATTAGATCAAGCAGTACAGAAAAATAAAGCTGATGCAGGAACTGCAATTTTAATTGATGTTAAAACTGGCGAAGTGCTAGCAATGGCGAATAGTCCTGCATATAATCCTAACAATACACACTATCTTATTCAAAAAAATGTTCGAAATAGAGCAATCACAGATATGTTTGAACCTGGTTCAACAGTAAAACCAATAGTAATTATGGAAGCGTTGAAACTCGGTATTATTAATCAAAATTCTATTATTAATACTCATCCTTATTGCATTATACAACACAAAATAAAGGATGTTTCATATCATGATGAATTAAGCATAACTGGAATATTGCAAAAATCAAGTAATGTAGGAGTATCAAAAATTGCATTGTCTATGCCAATTTCAAAGTTAGTTAACAGTTATATTAAATTTGGATTAGGACAACCAACAAAATTAGGATTGATTGGAGAAAAAAATGGATTGCTTCCTAAAAAAAAACACTGGTCTAATTTAGAAAAAGCTACTTTCTCATTTGGATACGGATTAATGATTACCCCTCTTCAACTTGCTCGATTATATACCATTATTGGAAACTATGGAATCTATCACCCTCTTTCCATTATAAAAGTAGATACTCCAGTACAGGGAATAAGAGTATTTCCTCAAAGATATGTAAAAAAGGTAATTAATATGATGGAAAGCGTTGCTAAACCTGGAGGAGGTGGTACACAAGCAGCAGTTAAAGGATATCGTATTGCAATTAAAACAGGAACTACAAAAAAAGTCGGTAGTCACGGATATTATATTAAAAAATATATAGCTTATACGGCCGGGATTGCTCCAGCTAGTAATCCAAAATTCTCATTAATTATTATAATTGATAATCCTCAAGGAAAAAAATATTATGGCGGCGCAGTTTCTGCTCCAGTTTTTGGTACTATAATGAAATTAATATTAAAGGAAATGAATATACAACCAGATAATATATTAAAATAA
- a CDS encoding cell division protein FtsL, with translation MKIKRYDLPNIIKKDFLLYGKIHLILLIIIILSASSIVIIVYETRLLIAKEEYLVREKKKKMMNGEI, from the coding sequence ATGAAAATCAAACGTTATGATTTACCTAATATAATTAAAAAAGATTTTCTTTTATATGGAAAAATTCATCTAATTTTATTAATAATTATTATACTATCTGCTAGTTCTATTGTAATTATAGTTTATGAAACCCGTTTATTAATTGCTAAAGAAGAATATCTTGTTCGCGAAAAAAAAAAAAAAATGATGAATGGAGAAATTTAA
- the rsmH gene encoding 16S rRNA (cytosine(1402)-N(4))-methyltransferase RsmH: MNHKLKHIPVMKKELINSLKIKKSGIYIDSTFGFGGHSKEILKRLGKDGKLYSLDRDPIAVMIGDKIKDSRFHIIHENFSKLFDYAKNKKIIGKVNGVIFDLGVSSLQIDNYKRGFSFKNDGPLDMRMNPTAGISAADWLFKSNINEIAFVLKNFGEERFSKKIAFAIKNNNQNKKITSTLELANIVKNAIPIRNKFKHPARRTFQAIRIYLNQELEEIKKALEDTLKILTPGGRLSIISFHSLEDRIVKTFMIKNSTKAVVPYGMAITEKQLNTLKICKLKIINRILPSTYEIKKNPRSRSSILRIAELQG, translated from the coding sequence ATGAATCATAAACTCAAACATATTCCAGTGATGAAAAAAGAATTAATTAATTCTTTAAAAATAAAAAAAAGTGGTATTTATATTGATAGTACATTTGGTTTTGGTGGACATTCAAAGGAAATTTTAAAACGATTAGGAAAAGATGGAAAACTATATTCTCTAGATAGAGATCCTATTGCAGTAATGATAGGTGATAAAATTAAAGATTCACGTTTTCATATTATTCATGAAAATTTTTCGAAATTGTTTGATTATGCAAAAAATAAAAAAATAATAGGAAAGGTAAATGGTGTGATATTTGATTTAGGAGTGTCCTCATTACAGATTGATAACTATAAAAGAGGATTTTCATTTAAAAATGATGGCCCTTTAGATATGCGTATGAATCCTACTGCTGGAATTTCTGCTGCAGATTGGCTTTTTAAAAGTAATATTAATGAAATTGCTTTTGTTTTAAAAAATTTTGGAGAAGAACGTTTTTCAAAAAAAATAGCTTTTGCAATTAAAAATAACAATCAAAATAAAAAGATTACTAGTACTTTAGAACTTGCCAATATTGTTAAAAATGCTATACCAATAAGAAATAAATTTAAACATCCAGCAAGAAGAACTTTTCAAGCAATTCGAATCTATCTTAATCAAGAACTCGAAGAAATTAAAAAAGCTTTAGAAGATACATTAAAAATATTAACACCAGGAGGACGACTATCAATTATTAGTTTTCATTCTTTAGAAGATAGAATAGTTAAAACATTTATGATAAAAAACAGTACAAAAGCAGTTGTTCCATATGGCATGGCTATTACAGAAAAACAATTAAATACTTTAAAAATATGTAAATTAAAAATTATTAATCGCATATTACCTAGTACGTATGAAATAAAAAAAAATCCTAGATCTCGAAGTTCTATACTACGTATAGCAGAATTACAAGGATAA
- the ilvN gene encoding acetolactate synthase small subunit — MRRILSILLENESGALSRVIGLFSQRGYNIETITVAPTEDPTLSKMTIQTVGNEKSIEQIEKQLHKLIDVLRVVQIAQSSHIEREIMLLKVQINNYKKDDIKHITEVFRGQIVDITSTTYILQLSGTTKKLDSFLKIIRNMSEIIEVTRSGIVGISRG; from the coding sequence ATGCGAAGAATTTTGTCCATTTTATTAGAAAATGAATCAGGTGCATTATCGCGAGTAATAGGACTCTTTTCACAAAGAGGATACAATATAGAAACTATTACAGTAGCACCAACTGAAGATCCTACTTTGTCAAAAATGACTATACAAACTGTAGGAAATGAAAAATCGATCGAACAAATTGAAAAACAACTACATAAATTAATAGATGTATTAAGAGTAGTACAAATTGCTCAATCTTCTCATATAGAACGTGAAATTATGTTATTAAAAGTTCAAATTAACAATTATAAAAAAGATGACATCAAACATATTACAGAAGTATTCCGAGGGCAAATTGTAGATATTACGTCTACAACATATATACTTCAACTATCTGGCACCACAAAAAAATTAGATTCTTTTTTAAAAATAATACGTAATATGTCAGAAATTATTGAAGTTACTCGTTCTGGAATCGTTGGTATTTCTCGTGGATAA
- the ilvI gene encoding acetolactate synthase 3 large subunit: MEILSGAEMVVKSLINQGIQHIFGYPGGAVLDIYDALKTIGRIEHILVRHEQAATHMADGYARSTGKTGVVLVTSGPGATNAITGIATAYMDSIPMVVISGQVASSLIGYDAFQECDMIGISRPIVKHSFLVKKTEDIPVIFKKAFWLASSGRPGPVVIDLPKDILKKENQCSYKWPEKVHIRSYNPTTKGHKGQIKKALNTLLKAKKPVIYAGGGIISSESSEELRIFAEKINCPVTTSLMGLGAFPGNHLQNISMLGMHGTYEANMTMHHADVIFAIGVRFDDRTTNNLNKYCPNAVILHIDIDPTSISKTVSADIPIVGDAKYVLQEMIELLKKEKNIPSLENWWNNITEWKKVKSLKYNQKSKKIKPQTVIETLFKLTKGTSYITSDVGQHQMFTALYYKFNKPRHWINSGGLGTMGFGLPAALGVKLALPKETVICITGDGSIQMNIQELSTARQYNLAILILNLNNSSLGMVKQWQDMIYSGRHSHSYMDSLPNFVKLSESYGHIGIKISHPIELEEKLTLALNKLSNGNLVFVDINIDDSEHVYPMQIQGGGMNEMWLRKKEVS, encoded by the coding sequence ATGGAAATATTATCAGGAGCCGAAATGGTTGTTAAATCATTAATAAATCAAGGAATACAGCATATATTCGGATATCCTGGAGGTGCTGTATTAGATATCTATGATGCTCTAAAAACTATTGGTAGAATTGAACATATTTTAGTAAGACATGAACAAGCGGCAACTCATATGGCTGATGGGTATGCTCGTTCTACAGGAAAAACAGGAGTAGTTTTAGTAACTTCTGGTCCTGGTGCTACGAATGCTATTACCGGTATTGCCACAGCATACATGGATTCTATTCCTATGGTTGTAATATCTGGTCAAGTTGCCTCTTCTTTGATTGGTTATGACGCTTTTCAAGAATGTGATATGATTGGGATTTCTCGTCCAATAGTGAAACATAGTTTTTTAGTTAAAAAAACTGAAGATATACCAGTTATTTTTAAAAAAGCCTTTTGGTTGGCATCAAGCGGACGTCCAGGACCTGTAGTAATTGATTTACCAAAAGATATTTTAAAAAAAGAAAATCAATGTTCTTATAAATGGCCAGAAAAAGTTCATATACGTTCATATAATCCGACAACTAAAGGACATAAAGGACAAATTAAAAAAGCTCTTAATACATTATTAAAAGCCAAAAAACCAGTCATCTATGCCGGAGGCGGAATTATTAGCTCCGAAAGTAGTGAAGAATTACGTATATTTGCTGAAAAAATAAATTGTCCTGTAACGACTTCTTTAATGGGATTAGGTGCATTTCCTGGAAATCATCTTCAAAATATTTCTATGCTAGGAATGCATGGTACTTATGAAGCTAATATGACAATGCATCATGCTGACGTAATTTTTGCTATTGGCGTTCGATTTGATGATCGAACTACAAATAACTTAAATAAATATTGCCCCAATGCTGTAATTTTACATATTGATATAGATCCCACTTCCATTTCTAAAACTGTTTCAGCTGATATACCAATTGTTGGAGATGCGAAATATGTTTTACAAGAAATGATAGAATTACTCAAAAAAGAAAAAAACATTCCATCCTTGGAAAATTGGTGGAATAATATTACAGAATGGAAAAAAGTTAAAAGTCTAAAATACAATCAAAAAAGTAAAAAAATTAAACCTCAAACAGTAATTGAAACACTTTTTAAATTGACAAAAGGCACATCTTATATCACTTCAGATGTTGGTCAACATCAAATGTTTACTGCATTATACTATAAATTCAATAAACCTAGACATTGGATTAATTCAGGTGGATTAGGAACAATGGGATTTGGTTTACCTGCAGCTCTAGGTGTTAAGTTAGCTTTACCTAAAGAGACTGTTATTTGTATTACTGGAGATGGTAGTATTCAAATGAATATTCAAGAACTGTCTACAGCAAGACAATATAATTTAGCAATACTAATATTAAATCTTAATAATTCTTCCTTAGGTATGGTTAAACAATGGCAAGATATGATTTATTCTGGACGACACTCTCATTCTTATATGGATTCACTTCCAAATTTTGTAAAATTATCAGAATCTTATGGACATATCGGTATTAAAATCAGCCATCCTATAGAACTAGAAGAAAAATTAACACTAGCATTAAATAAGTTATCTAATGGTAACTTAGTGTTTGTAGATATTAATATAGATGATTCTGAGCACGTTTATCCTATGCAAATTCAAGGTGGTGGCATGAATGAAATGTGGTTAAGGAAAAAAGAGGTTTCCTAA
- a CDS encoding FAD:protein FMN transferase produces the protein MYSKIILNIFICSILILNNFHHQYLDKKENVTIFTGKTMGTYWQVKIPNLKNKIYIKTLIEKCLYEDEKMLSSWEKNSLVSKFNKLKKNQLQIINKNFYHIISSAMKINKKTNGKLDITISRLINIWGFGIKKKPTSFPSSKTIKKNLSLSGTQHLKLIKNFFGFYLTKDIDDIEINLSTFGEGFAVDHLSYTLKKNGINNYTISVGGTVLVKLKKYEEKPKIIAIQKPIDQKKSIHLLIYLKNNAISTAGTYRNYYYLKKHRISHLINANTGRPITHNLVSVSVISLTALEADSWDTGLLILGFKKAKKLALKEELAVCLITKEKNVFSTWTSPKFQNFLVH, from the coding sequence ATGTATTCTAAAATTATTTTGAATATTTTTATTTGTTCAATATTAATACTAAATAACTTTCATCATCAATATTTAGATAAAAAAGAAAATGTTACAATATTTACAGGTAAAACTATGGGAACATATTGGCAAGTTAAGATTCCTAATTTAAAAAATAAAATATATATAAAAACTTTAATAGAAAAATGTTTATACGAAGATGAAAAAATGCTATCTTCTTGGGAAAAAAATTCTCTAGTATCTAAATTTAATAAACTGAAAAAAAATCAACTTCAAATTATTAATAAAAATTTTTATCATATTATTTCATCAGCAATGAAAATTAACAAAAAAACTAATGGAAAATTAGATATTACTATTAGTCGATTAATTAATATATGGGGATTTGGTATTAAAAAAAAACCGACTAGTTTTCCTTCCTCAAAAACAATAAAAAAAAATCTTTCTCTATCAGGCACTCAACACTTAAAACTTATTAAAAATTTTTTCGGATTTTATCTAACTAAAGATATTGATGATATAGAAATTAATCTTTCTACTTTTGGAGAAGGTTTTGCTGTAGATCATCTATCATATACACTTAAAAAAAATGGAATTAACAATTATACTATCTCTGTTGGAGGAACAGTCTTAGTCAAATTAAAAAAATATGAAGAAAAACCTAAAATTATTGCTATTCAAAAACCAATAGATCAAAAAAAATCAATACATCTACTTATATATCTAAAAAACAATGCAATTAGCACTGCAGGTACTTATCGTAATTATTACTATCTTAAAAAACATCGTATTTCACATTTAATTAACGCTAATACTGGTAGACCGATTACTCATAATTTAGTATCAGTTAGTGTAATTTCTTTAACAGCTTTAGAAGCAGATAGTTGGGATACCGGATTGTTAATATTAGGCTTTAAAAAAGCTAAAAAATTGGCTTTGAAAGAAGAATTAGCTGTATGTCTCATTACTAAAGAAAAAAATGTTTTTTCAACATGGACTTCTCCTAAATTTCAAAATTTTTTAGTTCATTAA
- the degP gene encoding serine endoprotease DegP: protein MKKTAIVLSEVMLFLTILLNFGMSWSDITPTKNKIFSREPAPSLAPMLEKVMPAVISINIEGSTVVHTSRLPNQFQPFFGDNSPFCQGNSPFRNSPFCRSNPNSDNTHEKFRALGSGVIINADKGYAVTNNHVVEHANKIQVQLSDGRRYEAEIIGKDSRSDIALIKLKNASNLCAIKIADSDTLRVGDYTVAIGNPYGLGETVTSGIISALGRSGLNIEHYENFIQTDAAINRGNSGGALVNLNGELIGINTAILAPDGGNIGIGFAIPGNMVKNLTAQMVQFGQVRRGELGIIGMELNSDLAQIMKINAQKGAFVSQVLPNSSAFEAGIKAGDIIVSLNKKPINSFSSLRAEVGSLPVTTKMELGIFREGKIKNVIVELKSSLKHNLNSENRYIGIEGLDLSDYLFNGTKGIKVENVKINTLGAKIGFKKDDVIIGVNQQLVANIKELKIILDTKPKILVFSVKRGDDNIYLVSE, encoded by the coding sequence ATGAAAAAAACAGCTATAGTATTGAGCGAAGTAATGTTATTTTTAACGATATTACTAAATTTTGGAATGTCTTGGAGTGATATTACTCCTACTAAAAATAAAATTTTTTCTAGAGAACCAGCTCCCAGTTTAGCTCCAATGTTAGAAAAAGTTATGCCAGCTGTAATAAGTATTAATATCGAAGGAAGTACTGTTGTACATACTTCTCGTTTACCTAATCAATTTCAACCATTTTTTGGTGATAATTCTCCTTTTTGTCAAGGTAACTCACCATTTAGAAATTCTCCTTTTTGTCGTTCAAATCCAAATTCTGATAATACACACGAAAAATTTCGTGCATTAGGTTCTGGTGTTATTATTAATGCTGATAAAGGCTATGCAGTCACTAATAATCATGTTGTAGAACATGCTAATAAGATTCAAGTGCAACTAAGTGATGGACGTCGATATGAAGCTGAAATTATTGGAAAAGATTCACGTTCTGATATTGCTTTAATAAAATTAAAAAATGCAAGTAATTTATGTGCAATAAAAATTGCTGATTCTGATACTTTACGAGTAGGAGATTATACTGTAGCTATTGGTAATCCATATGGTCTTGGAGAAACTGTTACTTCAGGTATTATTTCTGCTTTAGGAAGAAGTGGATTAAATATTGAACACTATGAAAATTTTATTCAGACTGATGCAGCAATTAATAGAGGCAATTCTGGTGGAGCATTAGTAAATTTAAATGGTGAATTAATAGGTATTAATACTGCTATTTTAGCTCCAGATGGTGGAAATATTGGAATCGGATTTGCAATTCCTGGTAATATGGTAAAAAACTTAACTGCACAAATGGTTCAATTTGGACAGGTAAGAAGAGGTGAATTAGGTATAATAGGTATGGAGTTAAATTCCGATTTAGCTCAAATTATGAAAATAAATGCACAAAAAGGTGCGTTTGTAAGTCAAGTTTTACCTAATTCTTCTGCATTTGAAGCGGGAATAAAAGCTGGTGATATTATTGTTTCTTTAAATAAAAAACCTATTAACAGTTTTTCATCTTTACGTGCTGAAGTAGGATCTTTACCAGTAACGACTAAAATGGAATTAGGAATTTTTAGGGAAGGAAAAATTAAAAATGTTATTGTTGAATTAAAAAGTTCTTTAAAACATAATTTAAATTCAGAAAACCGTTATATAGGAATTGAAGGTTTAGATTTAAGTGATTATCTATTCAATGGTACGAAAGGTATAAAAGTAGAAAATGTAAAAATAAATACCTTAGGAGCAAAAATTGGTTTTAAAAAAGATGATGTGATTATAGGAGTTAATCAACAATTAGTTGCTAATATAAAAGAATTAAAAATAATTTTAGATACTAAACCTAAAATATTAGTTTTTAGTGTTAAAAGAGGCGATGACAATATATATTTAGTGAGTGAATAA
- the dapD gene encoding 2,3,4,5-tetrahydropyridine-2,6-dicarboxylate N-succinyltransferase has product MQLFKKIIEEAYIKKHEININNINENVLETIEHIIQLLNDGIIRIAEKKDGRWITHEWIKKAVLLYIYIKKNNLILGEHTNYYDKIPLKYEKYNEKKFKREKIRIVPPATVRYGAFINHNTVVMPSYVNIGAYIDKGTMIDTWATVGSCAQIGKNVHLSGGVGIGGVLEPLQNNPTIIEDNCFIGARSEIVEGVIVEEGSVISMGVFIGQSTKIYNRETREILYGKVPANSVVVSGSLPSTNGNYNLYAAIIVKKVDSKTLGKTEINQLLRKIS; this is encoded by the coding sequence ATGCAATTATTTAAAAAAATTATTGAAGAAGCTTATATAAAAAAACATGAAATAAATATTAATAATATTAATGAAAATGTACTTGAAACTATTGAGCATATTATTCAATTATTAAATGATGGTATCATCAGAATTGCAGAAAAAAAAGACGGTAGATGGATTACGCATGAATGGATAAAAAAAGCAGTGTTATTATATATTTATATTAAAAAAAATAATCTCATCTTAGGAGAGCATACCAATTACTACGATAAAATTCCATTGAAATATGAAAAATATAATGAAAAAAAATTTAAAAGAGAAAAAATTCGAATAGTACCACCAGCTACAGTTCGATATGGTGCATTTATTAATCATAATACAGTAGTTATGCCTTCTTATGTAAATATTGGCGCATATATTGACAAAGGTACTATGATTGACACCTGGGCTACTGTAGGTTCTTGTGCTCAGATTGGTAAAAATGTACATCTTTCTGGTGGCGTTGGTATAGGAGGTGTATTAGAGCCCTTACAAAATAATCCTACAATTATTGAAGATAACTGTTTTATTGGTGCACGTTCAGAAATAGTAGAAGGAGTTATTGTCGAAGAAGGCTCCGTAATTTCTATGGGTGTTTTTATTGGACAAAGTACGAAAATATATAATAGAGAAACTAGAGAAATCTTATATGGAAAAGTACCAGCTAATTCTGTAGTAGTATCTGGAAGTTTACCATCAACAAATGGCAACTACAATCTTTATGCTGCAATTATTGTCAAAAAAGTAGATTCAAAAACGTTAGGAAAAACAGAGATTAATCAACTTTTAAGAAAAATATCATAA
- the map gene encoding type I methionyl aminopeptidase encodes MSCIIKTESEIKKMRISGKIAAEVLEMIEQYIKPNITTEDINQLCHDFIVYEKKAISACLGYHGFPKSICTSVNDVVCHGIPNKKQILKEGDIINIDITVIKNNYHGDTSKMFFIGKKNILSQRLCKVAKESLYRSLKIVQPGIPLYKIGEVIQQYVEDNQFSVVKEYCGHGIGRNFHEAPHVLHYKNKENNTILEKGMIFTIEPMINVGNPQVKCMKDGWTVKTKDRSLSAQYEHTILVTEYGCDILTWQKNEKISPRLVNKN; translated from the coding sequence ATGAGTTGTATCATTAAAACAGAATCAGAAATAAAAAAAATGAGAATATCTGGAAAAATCGCAGCTGAAGTTCTAGAAATGATAGAACAGTATATTAAACCAAATATCACTACGGAAGATATTAATCAACTTTGTCATGATTTTATTGTATATGAAAAAAAAGCTATTTCGGCATGTCTAGGATATCATGGATTCCCAAAATCAATTTGTACTTCTGTTAACGATGTAGTATGCCATGGAATTCCAAATAAGAAACAAATATTAAAAGAAGGGGATATAATTAATATTGATATCACAGTGATTAAAAATAATTATCATGGTGATACTTCAAAAATGTTTTTTATAGGAAAAAAAAATATTTTATCTCAACGTTTATGTAAAGTTGCTAAAGAAAGTCTTTATAGATCCTTAAAAATAGTTCAACCGGGTATACCTTTATATAAAATTGGAGAAGTTATTCAACAATATGTTGAAGATAATCAATTTTCTGTTGTTAAAGAATATTGCGGGCATGGTATTGGACGTAATTTTCATGAAGCACCTCACGTCTTACATTATAAAAACAAAGAAAACAATACTATTTTAGAAAAAGGAATGATTTTTACTATTGAACCGATGATTAATGTTGGAAATCCTCAAGTTAAGTGCATGAAAGATGGATGGACTGTAAAAACTAAAGATCGTTCTTTATCAGCTCAATATGAACACACTATATTAGTTACAGAATATGGATGCGATATTTTAACATGGCAAAAAAATGAAAAAATTTCGCCAAGATTAGTTAATAAAAACTAA
- the rpsB gene encoding 30S ribosomal protein S2, translating to MEIVSMRDMLKAGVHFGHQTRYWNPKMKPFIFGTRNRVHIINLEKTLPMFQFALSELKKISLRKGRILFVGTKRAASKGIKEVAINCDQFYVNHRWLGGMLTNWKTVRQSIKRLKDLEIESKDGTFSKLTKKEALIRTRELSKLENSLGGIKNMGGLPDCLFVIDASHEHIAIREANNLGIPVFSIVDTNSNPDGVDYVIPGNDDAIRSVALYLKLVSFSILKINHQVSLDKVSKNSNKNINVE from the coding sequence ATGGAAATAGTATCAATGCGCGATATGTTAAAAGCAGGAGTTCATTTTGGTCATCAAACACGTTATTGGAATCCTAAAATGAAACCTTTTATTTTCGGTACTCGCAATAGAGTTCACATTATTAATTTAGAAAAAACTCTTCCTATGTTTCAATTTGCTCTTAGCGAATTAAAAAAAATTTCTCTTAGAAAAGGAAGAATATTATTTGTCGGTACAAAACGAGCTGCTAGTAAGGGTATAAAAGAAGTTGCGATTAACTGTGATCAGTTTTATGTAAATCATCGCTGGTTAGGTGGTATGTTAACTAATTGGAAAACTGTTCGACAGTCTATAAAACGCTTAAAAGATTTAGAAATAGAATCAAAAGATGGTACTTTTTCTAAATTAACTAAAAAAGAAGCTTTAATAAGAACACGAGAGTTATCTAAATTAGAGAATAGTTTAGGAGGTATTAAAAATATGGGAGGATTGCCTGATTGTTTATTTGTTATTGACGCTTCACATGAGCATATTGCTATAAGAGAAGCAAATAATTTAGGTATTCCTGTTTTTTCCATAGTGGATACTAATTCTAATCCTGATGGGGTAGATTATGTTATACCTGGTAATGATGATGCTATTAGATCAGTCGCTTTATATTTAAAATTAGTATCATTTAGTATTTTAAAAATAAATCATCAAGTTTCATTAGATAAAGTTTCAAAAAATTCTAACAAAAACATAAATGTAGAATAA